One window of Hymenobacter sp. BRD128 genomic DNA carries:
- a CDS encoding tetratricopeptide repeat protein, which produces MDDLRLTLQTLTPDDRRDLAQFMQWQRRRATGRQDVRLLELLLHPKEYDSEVLINKLYPDGPNPVAYYALRKRLFKQLTDFLLLRQRQHDATAATPVRGHLTLAQYLFDAGVPRLAWTMLRKAEKLALDAEQYEPLNAVYNVQIQHAHSPHAEPLDAIIERRHRNKKAADEEERAGIADALLRQRLRQARLHGRGAVPVDELVRNVLKEYDLQEAFARSPSLLTRLLSIARHAMLVRGDYVNFAPFIERCYRLMERRHGFAPAHRGYQLRLLYMLAHALYRARRFPESVAYLEQGLAVLAAAPGRQFAEVGPRFAFLLAANYAFLNRNRDSIKLLEEALKAKPALLPDDQLTARLQLTFHYFAEGNFAKASQTLISLDRTDHWLEQHMGLEWLLNHNIGELLIQLELGNPDMALTRLRAIARRLHEQFPAAEATADAPAVPPGGPYHAVVRYLELVHEIIDDPAVATTPAFAQRVATMPAFLSQEKEDLQIISFFAWLRARVLGRPYYEVLLQVAH; this is translated from the coding sequence ATGGACGACCTGCGCCTGACGCTCCAGACCCTGACCCCCGACGACCGCCGCGACCTCGCCCAATTCATGCAGTGGCAGCGCCGCCGCGCCACCGGCCGCCAGGATGTGCGCCTGCTCGAACTGCTGCTGCACCCCAAAGAGTACGACTCCGAGGTGCTCATCAACAAGCTCTACCCCGACGGCCCTAACCCCGTGGCGTACTATGCGTTGCGCAAGCGCCTGTTCAAGCAGCTCACCGATTTCCTGCTGCTGCGCCAGCGCCAGCACGATGCCACGGCCGCCACGCCGGTGCGCGGCCACCTCACCCTAGCCCAGTATTTGTTTGATGCCGGCGTGCCGCGCCTGGCCTGGACCATGCTGCGCAAGGCCGAGAAGCTAGCCCTCGACGCCGAGCAGTACGAACCGCTGAACGCCGTGTATAACGTGCAGATTCAGCACGCCCACTCGCCCCACGCCGAGCCGCTCGACGCCATTATCGAGCGCCGCCACCGCAACAAGAAGGCCGCCGATGAGGAAGAGCGCGCCGGCATTGCCGATGCCCTGCTGCGCCAGCGCCTGCGCCAGGCCCGCCTGCACGGCCGCGGCGCCGTGCCAGTCGATGAGCTGGTGCGCAATGTACTGAAGGAGTACGACTTGCAGGAGGCATTTGCCCGCTCGCCCTCCCTGCTGACCCGGCTGCTGAGCATAGCGCGCCACGCCATGCTGGTGCGTGGCGACTACGTCAACTTCGCCCCTTTCATCGAGCGCTGCTACCGGCTCATGGAGCGCCGCCACGGCTTTGCGCCCGCCCACCGCGGCTACCAGCTGCGGCTGCTATACATGCTGGCGCACGCGCTCTACCGCGCCCGGCGCTTCCCGGAGTCGGTGGCGTACCTGGAGCAGGGGTTAGCGGTGCTGGCGGCCGCGCCCGGCCGGCAGTTTGCCGAAGTAGGGCCGCGCTTTGCGTTTTTGCTAGCGGCCAATTATGCATTTCTCAATCGCAACCGCGATAGCATCAAGCTGTTGGAAGAGGCCCTGAAAGCCAAGCCCGCGCTGCTGCCCGACGACCAGCTCACGGCGCGCCTGCAGCTCACGTTTCATTATTTCGCCGAAGGCAATTTTGCCAAGGCTAGCCAGACGCTCATCAGCCTCGACCGCACCGACCATTGGCTGGAGCAGCATATGGGCCTGGAGTGGCTACTCAACCATAATATTGGCGAACTGCTCATTCAGCTCGAATTAGGGAACCCCGATATGGCCCTCACGCGCCTGCGCGCCATTGCGCGGCGCCTGCACGAGCAGTTCCCGGCCGCCGAGGCCACGGCCGATGCGCCCGCCGTGCCGCCGGGCGGCCCCTACCACGCCGTGGTGCGCTACCTCGAGCTGGTGCACGAGATTATCGACGACCCGGCCGTGGCTACCACGCCGGCCTTTGCGCAGCGCGTAGCTACCATGCCGGCATTTTTATCGCAGGAAAAGGAAGACCTTCAGATAATCAGCTTTTTTGCTTGGCTGCGGGCACGGGTGCTGGGTCGGCCTTACTACGAGGTGTTGCTGCAGGTGGCGCATTAG
- a CDS encoding transposase: MAAKTSGSSPDKRRKYDEAFKAEALRLASESRSTQAAARQLGISSKLLYRWQQAQLVAEVGSEEVARDPEVRALRARLKRAEQELEMLKKALVIFGQPTR; encoded by the coding sequence ATGGCAGCAAAAACCAGCGGGTCGTCGCCCGACAAACGGCGTAAATACGACGAGGCGTTTAAGGCCGAGGCGCTGCGCCTAGCCAGTGAGAGCCGCAGTACGCAAGCGGCGGCGCGGCAGTTGGGCATCAGCTCCAAGCTGCTTTACCGCTGGCAGCAGGCCCAACTCGTGGCCGAGGTGGGCAGCGAAGAAGTAGCCCGCGACCCGGAGGTGCGCGCCCTGCGGGCCCGTCTGAAACGGGCCGAGCAGGAGCTCGAGATGTTAAAAAAAGCCTTGGTCATCTTCGGCCAACCGACCCGGTGA